The proteins below are encoded in one region of Halalkalicoccus jeotgali B3:
- a CDS encoding replication factor C small subunit, producing the protein MSETEESEPAGPGREEIWVEKYRPGTLGEVIGQEEITDRLERYVERDDLPNLLFSGSAGIGKTTCATAIAREVYGEDWRDNFLELNASDDRGIDVVRGRIKEFARASFGGYSYRIIFLDEADSLTSDAQSALRRTMEQFSSNTRFILSCNYSSKIIDPIQSRCAVFRFSPISDAAVGERIREIAHIEGIEITDGGVEALVYAADGDMRRAVNSLQAAAVMGETVDEEVVYTITATARPEEIEAMVTSALEGDFTTARATLDDLLSNKGLSGGDIIDQLHRSVWDLGLSDREAVRTLDRIGETDYRITEGANERIQLEAFLASLTLADEA; encoded by the coding sequence ATGAGCGAGACCGAGGAAAGCGAGCCGGCGGGGCCGGGTCGCGAGGAGATCTGGGTCGAGAAGTATCGCCCAGGGACGCTGGGCGAGGTGATCGGCCAGGAGGAGATCACCGACCGCCTGGAGCGCTACGTCGAGCGCGATGACCTCCCCAATCTCTTGTTTTCGGGATCGGCGGGGATCGGCAAGACGACGTGTGCGACCGCCATCGCCCGCGAGGTCTACGGCGAGGACTGGCGCGATAACTTCCTCGAACTCAACGCCTCCGACGACCGCGGGATCGACGTCGTCAGAGGGCGAATCAAGGAGTTCGCACGCGCGAGTTTCGGTGGATACTCCTACAGGATCATCTTCCTCGACGAGGCCGACTCGTTGACCAGCGACGCCCAGTCCGCACTCAGGAGAACGATGGAGCAGTTCTCCTCGAATACACGATTCATCCTCTCGTGTAACTACTCCTCGAAGATCATCGACCCGATCCAGTCGCGCTGTGCGGTCTTTCGCTTCTCGCCGATCTCCGACGCGGCGGTCGGCGAGCGAATACGGGAAATCGCCCACATCGAGGGGATCGAGATCACCGACGGGGGCGTCGAGGCGCTCGTCTATGCCGCAGACGGCGACATGCGCCGGGCAGTGAACTCCCTGCAGGCCGCGGCCGTCATGGGCGAGACCGTCGACGAGGAGGTGGTCTACACCATCACCGCCACCGCCCGCCCCGAGGAGATCGAGGCGATGGTCACGAGCGCGCTGGAGGGTGATTTCACGACCGCACGTGCGACGCTCGACGACCTCCTCTCGAACAAGGGTCTCTCCGGGGGCGACATCATCGATCAACTGCACCGTTCGGTGTGGGACCTCGGGCTCTCGGATCGGGAAGCGGTGCGCACCCTCGATCGGATCGGCGAGACCGATTATCGTATCACCGAGGGTGCAAACGAGCGGATCCAACTGGAGGCGTTTCTCGCCTCGCTTACCCTCGCCGACGAGGCGTAG
- a CDS encoding acylphosphatase: protein MTNTPESRAHVFVEGNVQDVHFRDNAHETARAHDLTGWIRNLDDGRVEGVFEGSEEDVEAMLEWCRTGPIKAEVEDVEVEEGDPQGDLEDFEKR from the coding sequence ATGACGAACACGCCCGAATCCCGCGCTCACGTCTTCGTCGAGGGGAACGTCCAGGACGTCCATTTCCGCGACAACGCCCACGAGACCGCCCGGGCCCACGACCTGACCGGCTGGATCCGCAACCTCGACGATGGTCGCGTCGAAGGCGTGTTCGAGGGCAGCGAGGAGGACGTCGAGGCGATGCTCGAGTGGTGTCGGACGGGACCGATCAAGGCCGAGGTCGAGGACGTCGAGGTCGAAGAGGGCGACCCACAGGGCGATCTGGAGGACTTCGAGAAACGGTAA
- the alaS gene encoding alanine--tRNA ligase produces MSALEAEYRLEYFEENDFIRRECPECGAHFWTRDHDQELCGEPPCVEYSFIDNPGFEGEYSLEEMREKFLSFFEEHGHERVEPYPVAANRWRDDVLLTQASIYDFQPLVTSGKTPPPANPLTISQPCIRMQDIDNVGKTGRHTMAFEMMAHHAFNTRDDVPEDEYAYYGEVYWKDRTVEYCDDFFTSLGADPEEITYIEDPWVGGGNAGPAIEVIYRGVELATLVFMCMEQDPEGDYELKDGNRYSYMDTYIVDTGYGLERWTWVSQGTPTVYEAIYPEMIDFLTDNAGITHTDEEAALLHSASKLAGHMDIDEAEDMESARGEIAAGVGVDVGELEALMEPMEAVYAIADHCRTLAYMLGDGIVPSNVATGYLARMVLRRTKRLCDTVGVDAPLDELVDMQAERLGYENRDTIRDIVRTEVEKYRETLERGGRRVEQLAEEYAQRDEPIPVEELLELYDSHGIQPDMVEEIATEAGATVEVPDDFYSLVAGRHDAGEAMRETEERDERVVDLPDTEKLYYDDAERTEFEAVILDVIERAEGYDVVLDQTMFYPEGGGQPADHGMISTDDGSYTVSDVQEREGVVLHRVSEEPEKGALVRGRVDPERRRRLMVHHTATHIVGHATREVLGEHIRQAGAQKGTDSARLDVRHYDRIGREQVKEIERIANELVRDNVTVSEEWPHRNEAEAEHGFDLYQGGIPPGERIRLIHIAEDVQACGGTHVSRTGDIGAIKVVSTERIQDGVERLTFAAGDAAIEATQETEDALYEAAAILDVSPPEVPATAERFFEEWKARGKEIESLTEELAELRAGEGEAVEVGGTTAVIQRVDADSDELRATANALVEQGKVAVLGSASNGAQFVVAVPEGVGINAGEVVGTLASRVGGGGGGPADFAQGGGPDTDELDEALADAPGILKEVLNA; encoded by the coding sequence ATGAGTGCGCTCGAAGCCGAATACCGCCTCGAGTATTTCGAGGAGAACGACTTCATCAGGCGGGAGTGTCCGGAGTGTGGGGCCCACTTCTGGACGCGGGACCACGACCAGGAGTTGTGTGGGGAGCCCCCGTGTGTCGAGTACTCCTTCATTGACAACCCGGGGTTCGAGGGGGAGTACTCGCTGGAGGAGATGCGCGAGAAATTCCTCTCCTTCTTCGAGGAGCACGGCCACGAGCGGGTCGAGCCCTACCCGGTCGCCGCGAACCGCTGGCGCGACGACGTGCTTCTGACGCAGGCCTCGATCTACGACTTCCAGCCGCTGGTCACGAGCGGGAAGACCCCGCCACCGGCGAATCCGCTGACCATCAGCCAGCCCTGCATCCGGATGCAGGACATCGACAACGTCGGAAAGACCGGCCGACACACGATGGCCTTCGAGATGATGGCCCATCACGCGTTCAACACCCGCGATGACGTTCCCGAGGACGAGTACGCTTATTACGGGGAGGTCTACTGGAAGGACCGAACGGTCGAGTACTGCGACGACTTCTTCACTTCCTTGGGTGCGGACCCCGAGGAGATCACCTACATCGAGGACCCGTGGGTCGGCGGAGGGAATGCAGGACCCGCGATCGAGGTCATCTACCGAGGGGTCGAGCTCGCCACCCTCGTCTTCATGTGCATGGAGCAGGACCCCGAGGGCGACTACGAGCTCAAGGACGGCAACCGCTACTCCTATATGGACACCTACATCGTCGACACGGGCTACGGGCTCGAACGCTGGACGTGGGTGTCCCAGGGCACCCCGACCGTCTACGAGGCGATCTACCCCGAGATGATCGACTTCCTGACTGACAACGCCGGGATCACCCACACCGACGAGGAGGCCGCGCTGCTGCATTCGGCCTCGAAGCTTGCGGGCCACATGGACATCGACGAGGCCGAGGACATGGAGAGCGCCCGCGGCGAGATCGCGGCGGGCGTCGGGGTCGACGTGGGCGAGCTCGAAGCGCTGATGGAGCCCATGGAGGCCGTGTACGCCATTGCGGATCACTGCCGAACCTTGGCCTATATGCTCGGGGACGGGATCGTCCCCTCGAACGTCGCGACCGGCTATCTGGCCAGAATGGTCCTGCGGCGCACGAAACGCCTCTGTGACACCGTCGGCGTCGACGCCCCGCTCGACGAGCTCGTCGACATGCAGGCCGAACGACTGGGCTACGAGAACCGTGACACGATCCGCGACATCGTGCGCACGGAAGTCGAGAAGTACAGAGAAACCCTCGAACGCGGTGGCCGACGGGTCGAGCAACTGGCCGAGGAGTACGCACAGCGCGACGAGCCGATCCCGGTCGAGGAGCTGCTCGAACTCTACGACTCACATGGGATCCAGCCCGACATGGTCGAGGAGATCGCGACGGAGGCTGGGGCGACGGTCGAGGTGCCCGATGACTTCTACAGTCTGGTCGCGGGACGCCACGACGCCGGTGAGGCGATGCGTGAGACCGAAGAGCGCGACGAGCGGGTCGTCGACCTGCCGGATACGGAGAAGCTCTACTACGACGACGCGGAACGCACCGAGTTCGAAGCGGTGATCCTCGACGTGATCGAGCGTGCTGAGGGCTACGACGTCGTCCTCGACCAGACGATGTTCTACCCCGAGGGCGGGGGCCAGCCCGCCGACCACGGAATGATCTCGACCGACGACGGCAGCTACACCGTCAGCGACGTCCAGGAACGAGAAGGCGTCGTCCTCCACCGAGTGAGCGAGGAGCCCGAAAAGGGCGCGCTCGTGCGCGGCCGGGTCGACCCCGAGCGCCGCCGTCGACTCATGGTTCATCACACCGCCACCCACATCGTCGGCCACGCGACCCGCGAGGTCCTCGGCGAGCACATCCGGCAGGCCGGTGCACAGAAAGGGACCGACAGCGCCCGCCTCGACGTGCGCCACTACGACCGGATCGGTCGGGAGCAAGTAAAGGAGATCGAGCGGATCGCGAACGAACTGGTGAGGGACAACGTCACCGTCAGCGAGGAGTGGCCCCACAGAAACGAGGCCGAGGCAGAACACGGCTTCGACCTCTATCAGGGGGGAATCCCACCGGGTGAGCGGATCCGCCTGATCCATATCGCCGAGGACGTCCAGGCCTGCGGGGGCACGCACGTCTCTCGAACCGGCGACATCGGCGCGATCAAGGTCGTCTCGACCGAGCGCATCCAGGACGGCGTCGAGCGCCTGACGTTCGCGGCGGGCGACGCCGCGATCGAGGCGACCCAGGAGACCGAGGACGCCCTCTACGAGGCCGCAGCGATCCTCGACGTCTCGCCGCCGGAGGTGCCCGCAACCGCCGAGCGCTTCTTCGAGGAGTGGAAGGCCCGCGGCAAGGAGATCGAGTCGCTCACCGAGGAGCTCGCGGAGCTCCGGGCGGGCGAGGGCGAGGCGGTCGAGGTCGGCGGGACGACCGCCGTGATCCAGCGTGTCGATGCCGACAGCGACGAGCTCCGCGCGACCGCGAACGCGCTCGTCGAGCAGGGGAAGGTCGCCGTGCTCGGAAGCGCGAGCAACGGCGCGCAGTTCGTCGTTGCGGTGCCCGAGGGCGTGGGGATCAACGCCGGCGAGGTCGTCGGCACGCTCGCAAGTCGCGTCGGCGGCGGCGGTGGCGGCCCCGCGGACTTCGCACAGGGCGGCGGTCCCGATACGGACGAACTCGACGAGGCGCTCGCGGACGCTCCGGGGATTCTCAAGGAAGTCCTGAACGCCTGA
- a CDS encoding alpha/beta fold hydrolase — MVSVDRKGVALYYEVEGDGETVAFLGDLGLGAWQWGWQHAALAGPYEVVVSDMRGTGRSDTPPGPYSVESLAADLEAVLADHGTARAHLVGAGLGGMVALEYGRARSLTLIGSSPGGPHAPLPRDPREALFASPDDPKARRESLPALFSETFLTEQSEACEGIAEWRAGDAAREGWDAQNAAFEAFDASDWLYEVTIPALVVHGERDELVPVENAALPAEGLPRATREIYDGAGHGVWIERSRPVNDRLLDFLNSLD, encoded by the coding sequence ATGGTGAGCGTAGACCGGAAGGGTGTGGCGCTGTACTACGAGGTCGAGGGAGACGGCGAGACGGTCGCATTTCTCGGCGACCTCGGGCTGGGCGCGTGGCAGTGGGGCTGGCAACACGCCGCGCTCGCGGGGCCCTACGAGGTGGTGGTCTCCGACATGCGCGGAACGGGCCGCTCCGATACACCGCCGGGGCCGTACTCCGTCGAGTCGCTCGCCGCCGACCTCGAAGCCGTTCTCGCGGACCACGGCACCGCCCGGGCTCACCTCGTCGGCGCCGGCTTGGGTGGGATGGTCGCCCTGGAGTACGGGCGCGCGCGGAGTCTCACCCTGATCGGGTCGAGCCCCGGGGGACCACACGCGCCCCTCCCTCGCGACCCCCGCGAGGCGCTGTTCGCGTCGCCCGACGATCCTAAAGCGCGTCGGGAGTCGCTGCCGGCGCTGTTTTCCGAGACGTTTCTCACAGAGCAATCGGAGGCGTGCGAGGGGATCGCCGAGTGGCGGGCGGGCGACGCCGCTCGCGAGGGGTGGGACGCGCAGAACGCGGCGTTCGAGGCGTTCGACGCGAGCGACTGGCTCTACGAGGTGACGATCCCGGCGCTCGTCGTCCACGGGGAACGCGACGAGCTCGTCCCCGTCGAGAACGCCGCTCTGCCCGCCGAGGGATTGCCGAGGGCGACCCGCGAGATCTACGACGGCGCGGGCCACGGCGTCTGGATCGAACGTTCTCGGCCCGTGAACGACCGGCTGCTCGACTTTCTCAACTCACTCGACTAA
- a CDS encoding EstA family serine hydrolase encodes MDAIDRIEAVFETHVEAGLHHGAQLAVYHEGEPVLDVAGGTTGPDGEATTVDRKHVLFSCTKPYAGVALHQCVEDGLLDYDDPVVDHWPEFASGGEKSEITVRQVLSHQAGLHQTAFDAEFEQWPDWDAAVEAMEAAETTFSPGETAAYHALSYGFLVGELVRRASGTPVDAYLDERVFGPLGMDDTDLGVPADEPDTTASLAGFEPGERAREHGAGLDTFSNAEAAALFGEEWLHRAVVPAASATGSARDMARFYSCLANGGEIDGVRILETDTVAVMASEQTAVEHDGTLGVPRRYGMGVVLGGGAWDKFGTVSPERVFGHGGLGSIVGWADPEADLAVAYVTNGIRDEFEHSLRTNAIADAVRAALC; translated from the coding sequence ATGGACGCGATCGACCGGATCGAAGCCGTCTTCGAAACCCACGTCGAAGCCGGCCTGCACCACGGCGCACAGCTCGCGGTCTACCACGAGGGCGAACCCGTCCTCGACGTTGCGGGCGGCACGACGGGCCCTGACGGCGAGGCCACCACCGTTGACCGGAAACACGTCCTCTTCTCGTGTACGAAACCATATGCGGGCGTCGCGCTTCATCAGTGTGTCGAAGACGGGCTGCTGGACTACGACGACCCGGTCGTCGACCACTGGCCGGAGTTCGCCTCCGGCGGGGAGAAAAGCGAAATCACCGTCCGACAGGTACTCTCCCACCAAGCCGGCCTCCACCAGACGGCCTTCGACGCCGAGTTCGAACAGTGGCCCGACTGGGACGCCGCGGTCGAGGCGATGGAGGCCGCCGAAACGACGTTCTCCCCGGGCGAAACGGCGGCGTATCACGCCCTCTCCTACGGGTTTCTCGTCGGTGAGCTCGTCCGACGGGCGAGCGGGACACCCGTAGACGCGTATCTCGACGAGCGGGTGTTCGGCCCGTTGGGAATGGATGACACCGACCTTGGGGTCCCGGCGGACGAGCCCGACACCACCGCGAGTCTCGCGGGGTTCGAACCCGGCGAGCGCGCCCGCGAGCACGGGGCGGGCCTCGATACCTTCTCGAACGCCGAGGCGGCGGCGCTGTTCGGCGAGGAGTGGCTCCACCGTGCGGTGGTTCCCGCGGCCTCCGCGACCGGCAGCGCGCGGGACATGGCACGATTCTATAGCTGTCTCGCGAACGGCGGCGAGATCGACGGGGTTCGGATCCTGGAGACGGACACCGTCGCGGTAATGGCGAGCGAGCAGACCGCAGTCGAGCACGACGGCACCCTCGGGGTGCCCCGGCGCTACGGGATGGGCGTGGTGCTCGGGGGCGGCGCATGGGACAAATTCGGGACGGTATCCCCGGAACGGGTCTTCGGCCACGGCGGGCTCGGCAGCATCGTCGGCTGGGCCGACCCCGAAGCGGACCTCGCCGTTGCCTACGTCACGAACGGGATCCGCGACGAGTTCGAACACTCCTTACGAACCAACGCCATCGCGGACGCGGTGCGGGCGGCGCTGTGTTAG
- a CDS encoding type 1 glutamine amidotransferase: protein MSVPRIAILDASHGDRNTKRNFRRELDASLTEFDVTDGQLPDTFAFDAAVVTGSRSSVYWDEPWIDPTKAWIGEAIERELPFLGICYGHQLLADVLGGTVEGMGEYEIGYNAISLTGDSRLFDGVDEEFLAFTTHSDAVVELPPGAEPLAENEYSNHGFRKGHVFGVQFHPEYDMDTAAQLTRRKDLSAERRSAVLDGITEENYAAACEAKLVFENFLGYVEGVTETPVAAD from the coding sequence GTGAGTGTCCCCCGCATTGCGATTCTCGACGCCTCCCACGGAGATCGAAACACGAAACGGAACTTCCGACGCGAACTCGACGCCTCGCTGACCGAGTTCGACGTCACCGACGGTCAGCTCCCCGATACGTTCGCGTTCGACGCGGCCGTCGTCACCGGTTCGCGCTCGTCGGTCTACTGGGACGAACCCTGGATCGACCCGACGAAAGCGTGGATCGGCGAGGCTATCGAGCGTGAGCTGCCGTTCCTCGGGATCTGTTACGGCCACCAGCTCCTCGCAGACGTACTCGGCGGCACGGTTGAGGGGATGGGCGAGTACGAGATCGGCTACAACGCGATCAGCCTCACCGGTGACTCGCGGCTGTTCGACGGGGTCGACGAGGAGTTCCTCGCCTTCACCACCCACTCCGATGCCGTCGTCGAGCTCCCGCCCGGCGCCGAGCCCCTCGCGGAAAACGAGTACTCGAACCACGGCTTCCGGAAGGGCCACGTCTTCGGCGTCCAGTTCCACCCCGAGTACGACATGGACACCGCGGCCCAGCTCACCCGACGCAAGGACCTCTCGGCGGAGCGCCGGTCCGCGGTCCTCGACGGGATCACCGAGGAGAACTACGCCGCCGCCTGCGAGGCGAAGCTCGTCTTCGAGAACTTCCTGGGATACGTCGAAGGGGTCACCGAGACACCGGTCGCCGCCGACTGA
- a CDS encoding acyl-CoA dehydrogenase family protein, with product MLDYVELEAELDDEERSYRDSAREFVDEHVRPEIAAHYEAGTFPEEIIPEMGERGFFATSLAGYGLPDASETAYGLVMQELEACDSGLRSMASVQGALAMYPIHAFGSEEQKDEWLPPMGTGQAIGGFALTEPDHGSDPSRMETRAERDGDEYVLDGEKRWCTNSPIADVLVVWARDTSSEGEPVRGFLVETDRDGLDIDSIDGKLSLRASSSGEFTMDGVRIPEGNVLPDVEGMKGPLSCLTQARYGIAWGAVGAARDCFEEARAYATDREQFGKPIGGFQLQQDKLAEMATRITTSQLLAHRLAELKERGEMRPQHVSMAKRNNVEMARDQARVAREMLGGNGITDEYSPIRHMANMETVYTYEGTHDIHTLILGQDLTGIAAFE from the coding sequence ATGCTCGATTATGTGGAACTCGAAGCGGAACTGGACGACGAAGAGCGGTCGTATCGCGACAGCGCCCGCGAGTTCGTCGACGAGCACGTCCGCCCGGAGATCGCAGCACACTACGAAGCGGGTACGTTTCCCGAGGAGATTATCCCCGAGATGGGCGAGCGCGGTTTCTTCGCGACGAGCCTCGCGGGGTACGGTCTCCCCGATGCCAGCGAGACGGCCTACGGGCTGGTGATGCAGGAGCTCGAAGCGTGCGATTCGGGGCTGCGCTCGATGGCCAGCGTTCAGGGCGCACTCGCGATGTACCCTATCCACGCCTTCGGGAGCGAGGAGCAGAAAGACGAGTGGCTCCCCCCGATGGGGACGGGACAGGCGATCGGTGGCTTTGCGCTCACCGAGCCCGACCACGGGTCGGATCCATCGAGGATGGAAACCCGGGCCGAGCGCGACGGCGACGAGTACGTCCTCGACGGCGAGAAGCGCTGGTGTACGAACTCGCCCATCGCGGACGTGCTGGTCGTCTGGGCACGCGATACGTCGAGCGAGGGCGAGCCGGTGCGGGGCTTTTTGGTCGAGACGGATCGTGACGGTCTCGATATCGATTCCATCGACGGGAAACTCTCGCTTCGGGCCTCCAGTTCGGGGGAGTTCACGATGGACGGCGTTCGAATCCCCGAGGGGAACGTTCTGCCCGACGTCGAGGGGATGAAGGGGCCGCTGTCGTGTCTCACACAGGCGCGCTACGGCATCGCATGGGGTGCGGTCGGGGCGGCTCGGGACTGCTTCGAGGAGGCCCGCGCGTACGCGACCGACCGCGAGCAGTTCGGCAAGCCCATTGGCGGATTCCAGCTCCAACAGGACAAACTCGCCGAAATGGCGACACGGATCACGACGAGTCAGCTGCTCGCCCACCGGCTCGCCGAACTCAAAGAACGCGGCGAGATGCGCCCACAGCACGTCTCGATGGCCAAACGGAACAACGTCGAGATGGCGCGCGATCAGGCGCGAGTCGCCCGCGAGATGCTCGGGGGTAACGGCATCACCGACGAGTACTCGCCCATCCGGCATATGGCAAACATGGAGACGGTCTACACCTACGAGGGGACCCACGACATCCATACGCTGATTCTGGGACAGGACCTGACGGGGATCGCCGCGTTCGAGTGA
- a CDS encoding DUF6789 family protein yields MEIVRSSIIGGIAATAVLTALLLVSDSLIGGTSPFVFATFMSLCAIGGPPYCEPSSLMATAMTFLSFLALFALAWPLLFGAFTWGLPGESGLTHGAVFGLVLYAGYVGTVLYGIGIGGETVAENLPLLAVMVFAYLAYGLVLGGVYDRLAAHRTFLSPNPD; encoded by the coding sequence ATGGAGATCGTTCGCAGCAGCATCATCGGGGGGATCGCTGCCACAGCCGTTCTGACGGCACTTTTACTCGTCTCGGACTCGCTTATCGGCGGGACGAGCCCCTTCGTCTTCGCGACGTTCATGAGCCTGTGTGCTATCGGCGGGCCTCCGTACTGTGAGCCGAGCAGTCTCATGGCGACCGCGATGACGTTCCTCTCGTTTCTCGCGCTGTTCGCGCTGGCATGGCCGCTCCTCTTCGGCGCGTTCACGTGGGGGCTCCCGGGCGAGTCCGGCCTTACTCACGGGGCGGTCTTCGGCCTCGTTCTCTACGCGGGATACGTCGGGACGGTTCTCTACGGGATCGGAATCGGTGGGGAGACGGTCGCGGAGAACCTCCCGCTGTTGGCCGTCATGGTGTTCGCGTATCTCGCCTACGGGCTCGTTCTCGGTGGCGTCTACGACCGCCTCGCCGCCCATCGGACGTTTTTGAGCCCAAACCCCGACTGA
- a CDS encoding thiol-disulfide oxidoreductase DCC family protein translates to MVVAVRAPPRLVYDDDCGFCTWCAQYADSRGVFELVGFSELSPDQRARLPEDYESCVHLLTDDAVHSCGRAVEEIGARLGPPERTLVKLFRMLPGYERIREPAYRAAADRRVLWGRFVRR, encoded by the coding sequence GTGGTAGTCGCGGTCCGCGCGCCGCCCAGACTCGTCTACGACGACGACTGTGGGTTCTGTACGTGGTGTGCCCAGTACGCCGACTCGCGGGGCGTATTCGAACTCGTCGGCTTCTCGGAGCTCTCGCCCGATCAACGTGCCCGCCTCCCGGAGGACTACGAGTCGTGTGTGCATCTGCTGACCGACGACGCAGTTCACTCCTGCGGGCGGGCCGTCGAGGAGATCGGCGCGCGCCTCGGCCCGCCCGAGCGCACGCTGGTCAAACTCTTCAGGATGCTTCCGGGCTACGAGCGGATCAGGGAACCGGCCTACCGGGCGGCGGCCGATCGCCGGGTTCTCTGGGGTCGGTTCGTCCGCCGATAA
- a CDS encoding 4Fe-4S dicluster domain-containing protein: MAIDPQFDSNRETEGTHRGHDVWGPVEEPEQLGIHGTHVAVDFDVCLADGACLEDCPVDVFEWVDTPGHPESEIKADPANEAQCIDCMLCVDVCPVDAIDVDASRI; this comes from the coding sequence ATGGCGATCGATCCGCAGTTCGACAGTAACCGCGAGACGGAAGGGACCCACCGGGGCCACGACGTGTGGGGCCCGGTCGAGGAGCCAGAACAGCTGGGAATTCACGGCACGCACGTCGCGGTCGACTTCGACGTCTGCCTGGCGGACGGGGCGTGTCTGGAGGACTGTCCCGTGGACGTCTTCGAGTGGGTGGACACGCCGGGCCATCCCGAAAGCGAGATCAAGGCCGATCCGGCAAACGAGGCCCAGTGTATCGACTGTATGCTGTGTGTCGACGTCTGCCCGGTCGACGCCATCGACGTCGACGCGAGCCGGATCTAA
- a CDS encoding DUF6757 family protein, with amino-acid sequence MRCHYCDREAAVSAESDGVRVGLCEEHFQERLEELAESEELRELQQRLDVDREG; translated from the coding sequence ATGCGCTGTCACTACTGCGACCGCGAAGCGGCCGTCAGCGCGGAGTCGGACGGGGTCCGGGTCGGCCTCTGTGAGGAACACTTCCAAGAGCGACTCGAGGAACTCGCCGAGAGCGAGGAGCTCCGCGAGCTCCAGCAACGCCTCGACGTCGACCGGGAGGGTTAG
- a CDS encoding PHP domain-containing protein, which yields MVYADLHVHTTASDGAMALASVPAAARKAGVAVVAITDHDRTHPDLEAPVSEREDVTLIRGIELRVDSPKGAVDLLGYGVRETPALDGLVEWIQTSRIERGGEIIRRVEDRLGIGLDLEPAPGLGRPHVARAIAAHPESGFDYEGAFAELIGANCPCYVPRKIPDFERGLSALRESCALVGLAHPFRYPDPEAALSLTRELDCVERWYPYGRPVDTDLLDRVIERNGLFATGGSDAHDDRLGRAGLDEVAYREIDARLP from the coding sequence ATGGTGTATGCCGACCTCCACGTCCACACGACCGCCTCCGACGGGGCGATGGCGCTCGCGTCGGTTCCGGCGGCGGCCCGGAAGGCGGGCGTGGCGGTCGTCGCGATCACCGACCACGACCGGACCCACCCCGACCTGGAGGCACCCGTCTCCGAACGCGAGGACGTAACCCTCATCCGGGGGATCGAACTCCGGGTGGACTCGCCGAAGGGGGCGGTCGATCTGCTCGGCTATGGCGTGCGCGAAACCCCCGCCCTCGACGGGCTCGTCGAGTGGATCCAGACCAGCCGAATCGAGCGCGGCGGCGAGATCATCCGCCGGGTCGAGGACCGACTCGGGATCGGACTCGACCTCGAACCCGCCCCCGGGCTGGGTCGGCCACACGTCGCCCGCGCCATCGCGGCCCACCCCGAGTCAGGGTTCGATTACGAGGGGGCGTTTGCGGAGCTGATCGGGGCGAACTGTCCGTGTTACGTCCCGCGAAAGATCCCCGACTTCGAGCGGGGGCTCTCGGCCCTACGCGAGTCGTGTGCGCTCGTCGGCCTCGCCCATCCCTTCAGATATCCCGACCCCGAGGCTGCCCTCTCGCTCACGCGCGAGCTCGACTGCGTCGAGCGGTGGTACCCCTACGGGCGGCCCGTCGACACCGACCTCCTGGATCGGGTCATCGAGCGAAACGGGCTGTTCGCGACGGGAGGGAGCGATGCCCACGACGACCGGCTGGGGCGGGCGGGGCTCGACGAAGTCGCCTATCGGGAGATCGACGCTCGGCTGCCGTAA
- a CDS encoding DUF5789 family protein yields the protein MCYTSTDALFDDHSYPATTRELIDRYGEQTLELAGGSQTVGEVLGVAGEETFESAEEARYAVYAGMGSEAIGRVGYTDRDPEPPGTNGHVPVSF from the coding sequence ATGTGTTACACCAGCACCGACGCGCTGTTCGACGACCACAGCTACCCCGCGACGACCCGTGAACTGATCGACCGATACGGCGAGCAGACCCTCGAACTGGCCGGCGGCTCACAGACGGTCGGCGAGGTCCTGGGCGTGGCCGGTGAGGAAACGTTCGAGAGCGCCGAGGAGGCCCGGTACGCCGTTTATGCCGGGATGGGAAGCGAGGCCATCGGTCGTGTCGGCTACACCGACCGGGACCCCGAACCGCCCGGCACCAACGGCCACGTCCCGGTCTCGTTTTAG